CGATCCCCCTAAAAACAATAAATTCATAACGGAACTACACATACACTTCTATGCAGCACCAGCACAAAAGCACCAGTGAATAAGATGTTACAATGATCAACGGATATCAACTGCAAGTActtatacattacattgcattgcatttggcgggcactttttaaccaaagaaacttacaatcgaggacataatcatagcaaacaccacacacatagcATGCATTCATGAGGTGTGAAGAATTGACAAAAAGTGAAGCCAACAATGATTATACCAGCCATCAGGTGCAAGACTCCGACGACTGATGTTGGGGTGAGGCTGCGACAGAGGCAGGCACAGACGCCGATGAGACCGCTCAAGAACACCAGCCCTAGGGACACCAGGGGCAGCAGGAACTGGCACCGCCACAggtctgcacacaaacacaaacagagagtCAAGAACATGTCAGACATCACATGTAGATTTGAGCAAGGTCACTTCACAGTTAGTTAATTAGTTAGAGCTTTATTTACCCCCGTGGGGCAATTGTACTTGCATTACACTCGCTGGCACCAAACACGAGACACAGTGATACATAAGcagtcaaacacatacacataaaacatAGAGCACAGAAATTGGCATTGACATTCACACTAGCACACATTGGGTACACTAATAAGCGAAGTCCATTGTAGTGTTAGTGTGATTTAAAGTTGTCTTGACTCACAGGTGCGGATAACGTCCTCtcctgaattgtgattccctggATCCATGTACTTAGCTTCAAACTGCTGTGGGAGTGTAAAACTTACACAACCTGGCACCATTTGGGGTTCTGCAAGAGCAAATAAGTGCATAATGGTATTAGACGCGCACACAACATGGTCAGAGAATTACACGAATAATTCAAGGCATGTTGTGGAGTTTATTCCATGCAAAGACACTTACCTGGGTCCTTGTACCAGTGGGAATTGCTTTGGGCAGGCACGAGAATACAGCGCCACCAAAGACCCAGTGTTCCGTTCAGCTGGAAGAGTGGGTCACTGTACGCCTTCTCATCCACCTCTTCCCCGAAGAAGTCCGCTCGCAATTGCAGCACAGTGGCATTGCTGCCGTCCACTGCCGCAGGACTGTGATACTGGTACCAGTACTGTGTGCCCACAGCTACCGACAGGTATACGCTTGCCAACAGGCTGAGCACAGACCCAATCACAAGAGCCGTTGCGTATCGGTTGTCAACCATGGTGACTACAGGTATGGTCAGGGACAACTAATGTATGTATACGTTTTTTTTAACTTGTGCTTTTTCTGCAGCAACGTATGTCTGCAAATACAGCCACACAATTCCCCCAGAGCTCGGTGGATAACGCCTGGAGAGGGCAATTCACTGGGACACCATGCCACCACAAATAACCACATCTGTGGGTAACTTCATACCCATCACAGCATACTCCACCtaaacacaaaataacaaaacaaactcaGAACATAAAACGCAAACCATAACAAGCAGCACTAAGTGCTAAATCAATTGATTTTATCTGACAAATAAAACCGCAAAGCCGATTGAACAGAAAGTGTTCCCTGACTGTGGCTAGTAGGCTACGTTAGCTCgttgacacaacacacacattttgcagcCAATAAAGAATACACAACAGCGTCAAAAGAATAACCGAATAATGAAAAATAACTAGTTGTATGTAGCTATATGGCTTGCTCACGCGTTTTCAAAGAAACGTTTTGCACAGTTCATGGGAGACATCTGTTGTTAGCTGATATTTGTTGGCCAGGGCCAATGTAGGTCAGTCAACTTTTTCATTTCGCTTTCTCATACTTACTGGAGTAATAACACTGTAGTACACTATTCCGTGATCACACGTCTGACTCTATGGCTTCGGAAGGGCATAGTTTGGTAATTAATTACATATGTAGCTAAGCTAAAGTCCTTCTGCAAGTTTGTATCTTTTTTCCAGTCTAAAGACGAGTCTTCCGTTTCCGTTTTTAAAAGGGTGTGTCTTAGGTTACGTCACCACACCAGATGTTGAGAAGACATTAGGccagcctactgtatgttttgtGTCTTGATACATTTAGGCTACAATATCTGCAGATGTTCTATCTGGGTGTGTTGTTTGATTGTTTGATTCATATTGCATGTGTATCAGATTCTTCTTTcaattaaaaaaagacattttactGTCATAGCCATACAGTTTGACAAGGCCAGACAGCAGCCAGGCACACTACCATAAGCACAGCATTGAGGCACCCTGAAAACCACCACTTGCACTGCCTAATGCATAGCCTACCAACCATAATGTGCAGCTGGAAGATGTTGTGCACACTGTAATGTAGCAGACCAGCCACTCTATAGTACAATACATGTAGGATGATGATGACCTCAACTATTCAAGTTATTGTTTCAGACaaaggaggtgtgaccaacctgtcgaTAGGCTATTAACAGGAAgatcacacctccacaacatgagctgttttaaagcatgtcacacttcaacatccatgtgaccctctgatgaagatggaagtttcACCGTTGAAACAGGTAAAAGATAACaaccttttacatgtctgaaacaaaagaacttgaataGTTAATACACGTATAACCCTAAGACATAATGGACATCATACATCTATTTTTGACCTCATTGCCAGTGCTGTCGAACCACTCACTCCAAACTGTGAAAATGACACACACGTGATGGTGGTTCAACAACACTGAGGATGTATTCTGTGTAACATTCCTAACACCCCTGCAAGTGTTACCAGCAGGGCAGAATTGGCAGGTGAGATTATTGTAGAGGTGTGATGATGACACTGCCTTCAGGAGACATTCAGCAAATACCAGCCCCTTCTCACAAGGTTTAGAAATATGGGCTACTCatgtggagtacacacacacacacacacacacacacacacacacacacacacacacacacacacacacacacacacacacacacacacacacacacacacacacacacacattacaattaAGGTAGAGCCAGCTGTAAATAGAATACTCTCACCCCATCACCAGCTCCCACCTAATATCAGTCTGTTGTGTTGTTCACACTGACTTGACTTCAGTTGTCAACTAGTGTCCCAGTCCCAGCTCAGATTTTGTTTGCAATGTACTGTGTGTCACAACCAAATTACTTATTGTGATTGAGCTTTTCCTGGATCCACACCTACTGCATGAATTAAATTAATTTGTCACtggatttgtcttttttttatttccagtttTCAAAATGGTTAACATGTTATATATGCTCTAACAGTCAAATTGCTACCAAGTCACATTCTGTCTATGGGCTTCACCTTAATTTATTTACCCCATCAATATCTGGACCGTTATACATGCATCAAGTTAAGTGCTCTCTCTCAAGCACTTCATTCAGTAATTTCACTAATTTCAGAATGATACCTGaagcagagagagtgacagacacacagaaatgtgttcaggcaaacagacacacaccggGCAACAGGAGTACTCCCAGCATGGCatgcagggccggcccgaggcataagcgaacaaTGCGGTGGCTcagggcccccaagccaccaggACCCCCCGTGAGCAGGACGTTTCAGGAAGAAATGAATAGTCCTCTAGTTTCCCTCTTCATTAATTTTCTCATGTGCCATTTACTACAACGAATGAAACAGAAGCACTATATGTAGGGCATGGGGGTCCCCGGataaaattttgcttagggccccataaaggcttgggccggctcTGATGGCATGGCTGTAGTGTTGTGTCACAGCCAGGTGCTGTTGATTGAGCCAGAAcagatgtgtgtgttatgttccaTGCAGTGGGGGGGAACTCGGGGAACCCCAGTTCCCCTTCCTcctaattttcatcatcagcatTCCAGCAGAACTTATCTCGTGCGCCACAGGGTTCCTGCATttcttttgggtgtttttttttttgacgatTAGGGTTCTTGCACCTCTTTtttcccacttcaagcactggttGTGTTCCGTGCAGTGGTGGCTCTGGCTGCCTGGTGGATCCACCAACTCTGCCCTGAACATTACCCTCTAGTGGCACATCTCAGAATTGTTGTTAGTAGTTGGAACACTCCTGGGAAGGTgtgagtacaagtaggcctactactttgaGGGCCAATTGATGTTAATGTTTTATTACCATACTTATATTGGGATGTGTTTTTATCTATTGATTAAGAAAATTGCAAAAGCATACACTCGTTTTATGCATAGGAGCATTCAGAGAATTGAGAGCCTAACCTTTGTAAAGTTTCAGATTAATGGATGACCACTCTAATTAAGCAGAAACTCAAATCATCACCACAAACAATATTGACTCAAGGGGGCAAACTCCAATGTCTGCTTTATTGGTGGTTAACAAGCCACCATTGTGTTTCCTGTGCTATGTACACGACACCATTTGGTCACCATCAGGAGGTAATGAATGGCTATGtctcagatgatgcacttttgtcagtgcactggcagtcagtgcacagtgcacacagtgcactgaggtctttagtgcatagtgtcgtggaaaaaattgagcattatgcactgtgccctcgctggaagtgacgtcTGAGCATGGCgttagcttgccaaaatacgagttggctactgtttacaatgcacagcgtctggtgcttgtatttccatgtccttcccaaaggacaacaatcacacatacaatactttggttggcatgaaaaggttggtgtcccatcaacattgcttacagaattaggagactgttgaccaaactcttctacagaactgaatgccacatttcctccgtgtcgttgtcaacatggccgccgtttagtgcgtgcagtgttccatcattcaagcactgcatttttccgccattgttaggggatcatcctggtactttcagtgcactggctcaactgaaatcaGCGTGATCAGCGACTcatttcagcgtgagcgccctaggcactgaaaaacagtgcccgaagtgcacaagtgcggcatttgagacactgCCCATGGCTCAGGGATTATTTACTTGCATGGTCccccacactctgtctctctgccttttctATCCTGTCCCTGTTTTACCTTATTTTGGCTCATATCTTTGATTTGATTTGTAGACATCGTGTTAATTGAACTATCATTTACAGTGGCTTGTCAACTTGCATTGATCATTCAATTGTCATTTACCACTCATTCATATCTCCTCGTGTGTCATGCCATTCAGTTTGTTATTCACTTTAGTTATTAATACATATGTCCAGAAATAAACATCTCTTCCCAAATTCCCCCAAAGTTaggaggcctacagtaggctactgtacctgGTCCAGTTAGTATACTGTATTTACTTGGCAAGTTGAAGGCCCAAAGCTGATACTATATATACAAGTAATATATAAAATATCTTTTCTGGAAGTGTGGAGAAAGACACTTCTTTATGGAATTGCAGTGGTGACCTAGCATATTTAACATATAGTGCTTTGTCCACCCCCCGATGAAACCATTGCTTTTAGAAACAAACTAACCTAATTTACAATTTACAACCCAAATTTACCTTAAATTTTAGAGCGGTCATCCTTGCCTGTAGAACAAATAAAACAGGCATTAGCAACAAACACATTTGTGTTTTTATTATGTAAATCATGATGATGTATGTCCTTTGGTAGTCAATGATTCATTGACAGTACATGATTAATAATGTATTTTAAAAATAGGCttgaaaaaaaaagaccaaacacTTATTTGTGAATGATTCACTTTACAGTGCTTGCTTCATTTCTCTATACTGTGCTGCTGATAAATGCAGGTCTTTCTTCTGAGCGAGTGTTACAGAATGTGGAGAGATCAACGATTTCACACAGGCCATGGTCCAAATGTATTTTTCACGTCACTGACATTGACTTAAAATCAAACAAGTGCTCTTTTCTTGAGCGTAAGGTCAGACATATGTTGGGGCTGAAGAAACAGGGCTTTGGCCTATTTGGCCTACCGTGGCGCACGGTCTACTACGTGGCCGATCCAGATTGGATTCCGGCCCCTTccttgctgacccttccccgtccCTCTATGTCTCCCCCAATTCGCTTCCTATCTAACCTCCACTGTCCCATCATGGGAAAAAACCCCATAAAGGATTGAAAAGCCCCCaaacaaatgttaaaaaaaaacagcgcTTTGAGAAAGTAGTCAGTCAGACACTAAAGATTGCAGCGTTTTATGAACCTTTTCCTCCAGTCTTACTTTATTAcatcctcctcacctcacctagTGCCAATGTTACAATCTGGACATTCCGCACCAAAAACAGACGGCAGAGGCAATACATAATGACAAAAAGACCAGAGGAACATAGACAGCAGACAGTGTAAAACAGAACAGGAAGAAGGAATGGAATGACAAaatgagagatggggggagggggggagagtcaatggaaaatgcaaagaaaattaaaaacaaagacagaaaaaaaatgtaaactcaaaatatatcattatttttttcttacacaaagcagcagaaacagaaaatgaatgggaaagacCAGCAGATGATCATATATGTCCATGTcttaaaaaaagaggaaagtgACGTTGATGAGGGGAACCAACTGAAGAAACCCAAATTGTCTGCAATTGCAAAAAGCCCTCTATTAGACATACCAGTGAGAAAGTAAGAGTGATCACCCcaccagacagaaaaaaaagaatgacagcGAAAAGGTAAAAATAAATCACCTTCCAAACACATCAACACTGCCATTATTGTAATTATAGTTCTAACTATGAGTGTCATATtttaatattataattattacttcattatatatacacacgcacacacacacacacacgctttgtgttctttgtttttttttctctccttaagTACACTTGAAAATAATGTGATTTTTTGTTCTTCTCAGAACGTACAATAAACACACGAAACATCACACATGCCcaccacgcacgcgcacacacacagacacacacacaatttgttttTACAGTTGTCAACATTCCACAtgaaactcacaaacacaccaacactccTGGGTCTGGTACTGACGACACTTGTCCAGACATAACGCAGCACTTacccacaccacaccgccccaccCACCCTCACAGGGATGGGGGCAGGCCAACCTCCTCCGCAGACACAGTGCCAAGGCACACATGACCCAGCTATGTCCCTCCAAGACAGTCAGGGCCTCAGCTAAATCTGCCCCACCTCCCACCTGCCCTTCAACCAAGTTTGTTAGGACCTCCATTGAGGATGACCATAATATGATGTAAAATATACCATAATATCATGAGTAGTAAATATACCGAGTAGTTTTTCGTTCTGTcccttcttgatttttttttcttcatgttgCACACCTCACACTGAGTGTTCAGCATttcagacacacaccacagataaTGTGACACTTCAGCAACGATacataaagttgaaaaaaaaaaaataccagagAACAGGGAGTTGTATCTTtgcgtttctgtttctgtctcatcTCCTTtttgtgcatacacacaggcCCTTATTGGCACCCCCGTGCCGTGTCAGTCAGGGCCTTGGCAGTTACTCCAGGTAGTGGAGAACACTGCCTGGTGGTAGAGAGAAGTCTTGTTGGTTTGGGTGACAAGTAAGAGAGACCCTGCTGCTGGTGGAAAATGTAGGGGttttccaaaaaacaaaaaaaaacattaagaaaaaaaaggaagcTTAGTTGTTGCTACCGCTTCCTCTACCACTGGGCAAATGTGTATCCGTAGCAGGTGATAGGTGGCCGACGGGCAAGTGCTGTGCAGAGGTCCCTTTCTTACACCaaacaaaggtgtgtgtgcaaacatagGCAGGAGACACAGTTACAATGACGAGAAGTttagaaagacacacagacagacaggcacactctcgctcgctcacactcactcacacaaacaatgtTGTCTTAAATCCCTTCATATGCGACACCCTCTTCTCCCTTTTCTCAGGGAAAAGTCCAATAACTCCATAAAAGTGGAGAACAAGGGTCAAGTAGTGAAGTTTGAGTCAAACGGTTGGGGAAGGGCCGGGGGGCGGCTCCTCAACCTCAGAGACTCAATCATACTGTGCATTTTCGAGATGCACTGACTCAGCAATAACAGTGTGATAATCTGTAGGTCTACGAAGTCCATCTACAAGAGCACGACCCTCTTCCATCAAAGcacaaagaggggaaaagaagaatGGAGGGAAACACGAGAGCAAGAACAGGGCTGAGGGCCTTTGGTGGTCAGGATGAGGATTAGTCAGTCAGAGTTGTTACTGGTGTGTATGGTTTACACGTTTCTTGCTCCTCAAAAGGTGAGGAAGGCACAGCAAGCCAAGCGGCTCCTGCCTTACTGGCCTGACCGCTCCCTGCTCGTATTTGCATGGTGCCACCACCCAACATGGAAAGCAGAAGACAGTGTGAGAGTGGGAAGGGTTGGGTAGGTAGGGGCTTTTCGATAGTTTTTGTGTTAAGTTTTTGATATATCCAGAGAGTCCTCTGCTGAGGTGTTGGACACACTAAGGTATTCCGATGCCACCTGAGGTGCTCAGAAGATGTCAGGAGGGCAGACGTCTTCCCAGCCGCTGCCGTCTTTGGCCTCCCAGTAGCCACCCTTGTAGACGTGCGTCTCCTCGTTGGTGAGGGCGTCGTGCGTCCGGTCGAACCACATGGCCTTGTAGTTGTCTTGGTGGGCAGCTGAAAGGTATAAACAAAGCAGACGGAGATATTTATTAGTTATTAGATCGTTATTACCTGACTGCACCAGACTTGCTGTAAGTGACTGGCGAGGGGAAGGGGCCTTCAACGACAGGGCTGCACAGGGCGATACAACAGCGCCTCCAGAGCCACCGGAGAGTGGCCACTGTGATTCTGTTTTACGCTTGACTGGGTGCAGCTCAATGGAGCTCTATGGAGGCACAGGAACAGCCTCTGCTCTCTCTACTTCTAGTCACTGACCACATCTGCCTCAAGGCTTTTTGTTTTAGGGACACAGGGCTACATAAACCTCTACGGGAACAGCACAAGAACACACAGGAGCCAGAAACAAGGACACAAACAGAAAAGGAAGACTGAAGTCTGATGACTGATTGACGAAACAAATAAAAGAAACACAAGAGTTAACACGGAATGTTACTTGCTTTTGACCGGAGCTCCGTATGGTCCCTCCATGCCATCAACTGATGGAGAGAAAATACAGGGAACATGGATGACGAAAACAAACGAATAGAgtggctatttaaaaaaaaaaaaaaaggcaagccTTCCTCCCTCAGAGACAGTGTAGTCcctggcagggctgggctgggggagaaatagggcccgggcacttgtggattaaataattagcggcgcagaactgacttgctggtgggccccgcacccaaaaaaaaacatttctgaaaataggggtccacaagcGTGCTGGGCcctccgggaaatgcccgctatgccaggtggccagcccagccctggtccCTGgtcagaaaaaaataccctgacaAACGTCACTTGACGTCTATTCTTCCAGCCCCCTCTCAGAGCACTgacgaaaggaaggaaggaaagagtggTACTTGCattgaaatgatgatgggccACCAGGCAATGTCTCAGCTGCATGACAAACCAATTTTAAGCAAGAGAccggagagggacagaaagagtgcAAGCCagagtggcagacagacagatagcaagacaaaacaagagatagcgagagagaaagtgagagagagcgagcgcgaggcagagagagacagagagaagaaagaaatagaaagggtTGAAAATGGAAACAATGCGACAAGTAGAGGATATGAAAATGACTAGTGCCAGTGTGGAGCTACAGCATGTCAACAGAGAGGTATAAATGGCTACTTGCTTGATGAGGAGATGTCGGAGGAGGTAGTCTCCTCTGCATCAGCTGCACAGCACAGAGATGGAGGACAGAACAGGACCAAAGACATATGATGAGATGAACATGAATGGTGCAACAAGCAATGAACTGGTCAGTCAACACAAGACGCAGCTATAATgtattggtaaaaaaaaaggaaGTAGGAGTCAATTCATTCTTCCAACACATAAATATCaacctctaagtgtgtgtgtgtgtgtgtgtgtgtgtgtgtgtgtgtggccattctACGCACAGTTATCCAATTAGACGTGGGCTTAAATTTCAAAGGCAACTTTGTGAATGCCACTAGTGAATAGGAATGTGTTAAGATATAAAAAGCTATACACAGGTAGCCTGTTTCACAGAGGGTGAAACTTGTGCCTTCACAGAAACTGTCTGTGAGGATTGCCTTCACAACACAACAAGCACTGAAAGGCAATCGCCCACTTCAGAACCATTTAGCATTTGACTTAAATACTACACGACTAATAGTGATGTGCGTTGGCTCTGCCTTCACAATTCCATTACGATTCTGGAGgtaacgattcaattcgattcgattcaatccaattctacaatgcattgcaatgcattccaTTTCTACTGTCACacttctactgaaagcaaggcaattTTTTAATCACCCacgaggcaatacaagcagtcagcgactgaaaaaaatgtgatggttgttgtgtgtatcagtcctgcagctttcaatgctttgaagtgccttcatttaatttaaagttcacttgctccggaaatgcccactgaattacttgaaacttgaaaaaataggctacatcgattatggcatttgttGAATTGATTAtcgaattgtcctgccccgcattgcaatgcattgctgaatcgattattgttgacactacTAACTACTAATACAGTTTCTTGCATCAGGTAAGTGACTCAGGGAATATTACAGCTGTGCCTACTAGTGAGAACCAGGAATGCAGGGATGGGAGTCTGTAAACTAAGTCAAtttaggacagtcatgggtaagcgggtagggcgtcagacttgtagctcaaagatTGCAGGTTCAACGCCCGACccgaccctgagcatggtacagtcccgccgcaatgctccctttcgggtgccattgggggctgcccaatgaggcataagtgcaatttcactgtgtgcagtgtgcagtgttcacgtgtgtgctgtggaatgctgtgtaacaatgacaatgggagtcagagtttcccagttgggatttCAAATTTCAGTTATCTTATCCTCTTAGCAGGCCACATGAGCAGTAAAGTTAAATGACTAGAATTAGGTCTCCCAAAAAGACAAGTTTCCCAGCTCTGGTAAGATACCATTGTTCATCTATAAACTCCCTTGTTACAGCGTATTGTCCACATGCATTAAAAAGGACACACCTGCACATATCTACACCTCAGT
This genomic interval from Engraulis encrasicolus isolate BLACKSEA-1 chromosome 16, IST_EnEncr_1.0, whole genome shotgun sequence contains the following:
- the cldnd1b gene encoding claudin domain-containing protein 1b, with the protein product MVDNRYATALVIGSVLSLLASVYLSVAVGTQYWYQYHSPAAVDGSNATVLQLRADFFGEEVDEKAYSDPLFQLNGTLGLWWRCILVPAQSNSHWYKDPEPQMVPGCVSFTLPQQFEAKYMDPGNHNSGEDVIRTYLWRCQFLLPLVSLGLVFLSGLIGVCACLCRSLTPTSVVGVLHLMAGLCSLATVCCFLVGIDLLHHAARVPERVAHSLGWSLYLALISSPLQMMAAALFLWAACSHRKNYTRMTAYRVA